In the genome of Palaemon carinicauda isolate YSFRI2023 chromosome 13, ASM3689809v2, whole genome shotgun sequence, one region contains:
- the LOC137651643 gene encoding craniofacial development protein 2-like: protein MSIKLGLGATIVSVVCAYAPRPGCTEKEKDTFWEEMDQELEIISARERVIMGGDLNGHLGISREGIKRVHGGWGVGERNDGGERVIDFAVTFDLAMINTFFEKKINKLITYRSVAGRAR, encoded by the coding sequence atgagcataaagctgggactgggagcaacaatagttagtgtggtgtgtgcctatgccccacgACCTGGATGTACAGagaaggagaaggatacattctgggaggagatggaccaggagcttgaaATAATttctgcaagggaaagggtaattatgggaggagatctgaatggtcacttgggaattagtagggaagggataaaGAGAGTGCacggaggttggggtgtgggtgagagaaatgatgggggagaaagagtgattgattttgcagtgacttttgacctagcaatgatcaacaccttctttgagaaaaagattaacaaaCTGATTACTTACAGAAgcgtggcagggagagccagatag